A window of Petrotoga miotherma DSM 10691 genomic DNA:
ATTCAACAATCGTTTAGAAGGAGCAAGCGGATTACCTGTTGGTACATCTTCAAAAGGAACCGTTTTGTTGTCAGGTGGGATTGATAGTCCAGTAGCCACTCTTTTAATGATGCGACGAGGGATGTTACTAAATGCTGTAAACTTTTATAGTCCGCCATTTACTGGTCCTAAATCTTTAAGTAAAATTTTGAAAATTGGTTCTATACTGTGTGAATATATGTCTTTTCCTTTTTATTTATATGTGGTACCTTTAACTAAAATCCAACTCCTCTTCAGAGATATAAAAGAAAACAAGTATTCAGTTATTCTACAAAGAAGAGCTATGTTGAGGATTACCAACAAAATTTCTGATATTACAAACACAAAAGTTCTGGTTAGCGGCGAAAGTTTGGGGCAGGTAGCCTCGCAAACAATAGAAAATCTACTAACAATTTCTAACTCCAGTCAAAAAGATCTTTTAAGACCACTTATAGGTTTTACAAAAAACGAAACAATTAAATTATCTCAAAAATTCGGATTGTATGAAACATCTATTTTCCTGTAGCGTATTTATTCCTCCTAAACCTGCCACTAAATCAAATATAAATCACATAAAATCTATTGAGGATTCTTTACCACATTTAAGTGAATTAGAAAAAGAAGCTTTGGTTGAAGCTAAAAAATATAAGATTGAAGATAGTAAAGTTTCAGAAATTGATCACTTTGAATCATAGTCTTATGTGTCTTAAAGAAAAGGGACGAAAAAGGAGGGCAATCAATGAAAAAAGTATTAGAAACAATAAAGGCGATTTTTTTCACAATATGGTTAATTATTGGTTTTTTTGGCGTTGTAATTGTATATGGAAGT
This region includes:
- the thiI gene encoding tRNA uracil 4-sulfurtransferase ThiI, whose protein sequence is MKVVIVRVDEIGLKNKNKKFFMNQLKENIQSKISQNFIFKVNNNRIYLIPRSNMKISIKDIDILKKIFGIHSFSIAEKTQLDIDSIKNKVYEIAKNSLENNNYSTFKISVNRANKSFPYNSQEFAGMMGEFTLNYFPQLKVDLNHPELNIEIDIRKEGAFIFNNRLEGASGLPVGTSSKGTVLLSGGIDSPVATLLMMRRGMLLNAVNFYSPPFTGPKSLSKILKIGSILCEYMSFPFYLYVVPLTKIQLLFRDIKENKYSVILQRRAMLRITNKISDITNTKVLVSGESLGQVASQTIENLLTISNSSQKDLLRPLIGFTKNETIKLSQKFGLYETSIFL